A single genomic interval of Perca fluviatilis chromosome 19, GENO_Pfluv_1.0, whole genome shotgun sequence harbors:
- the LOC120548349 gene encoding phosphoglycerate mutase 1-like, whose product MAVYKLVLIRHGESNWNQENRFCGWFDADLSETGEKEAKRGGQALKDAGFEFDICYTSVLKRATRTLWLVLDSIDQMWVPVHRTWRLNERHYGGLTGLNKAETAAKHGEAQVKIWRRSFDIPPPPMGPDHDYYSIISKDRRYADLTEDQLPSCESLKDTIARALPFWNEEIAPKIKQGKRVLIAAHGNSLRGIVKHLEGMSDEAIMELNLPTGIPILYELDKNLKPVKPMQFLGDEETVRKAMEAVAAQGKAKK is encoded by the exons atggctgtctacaaattagtGTTGATTCGCCACGGAGAAAGCAACTGGAACCAAGAGAATCGGTTCTGCGGCTGGTTCGATGCAGATTTGAGTGAAACAGGGGAGAAGGAGGCGAAGAGAGGTGGACAGGCCCTGAAAG ATGCCGGCTTTGAGTTTGACATTTGCTACACCTCCGTGCTGAAGCGAGCCACTAGGacactttggctggtcctggaCAGCATTGATCAGATGTGGGTGCCGGTGCATCGGACCTGGCGGCTCAATGAGCGCCACTATGGAGGCCTGACAGGGCTGAACAAGGCAGAGACAGCCGCCAAGCACGGAGAGGCTCAGGTGAAGATCTGGAGGCGCTCGTTTGATATCCCTCCTCCCCCCATGGGCCCAGACCATGACTACTACAGTATCATCAGCAAG GATCGTCGCTATGCAGACCTGACCGAGGACCAGCTCCCTTCCTGCGAGAGCCTTAAGGATACCATCGCACGGGCACTGCCCTTCTGGAACGAAGAGATCGCCCCTAAAATCAAACAGGGAAAGAGGGTGCTCATCGCTGCCCATGGAAACAGTCTGAGGGGGATTGTTAAGCACCTGGAGG GAATGTCAGATGAAGCCATCATGGAGCTGAACCTGCCAACGGGCATCCCCATCCTCTACGAGCTCGACAAGAACCTGAAGCCTGTGAAGCCGATGCAGTTCCTGGGAGACGAGGAGACTGTACGCAAAGCCATGGAGGCTGTGGCTGCTCAAGGAAAGGCCAAGAAGTAA
- the marveld1 gene encoding MARVEL domain-containing protein 1, which translates to MPPQPLQSQVRKNIQKFLKSFLGIIRILQIVFGAGLWVTIAANKYEGSIHFVLFVAVLFWLLTLALFFLTLLDKQDLVPLLGGERWLSTNLAHDVAAAVLYLPAIGVMIYKTDRNSYCNLEQYKHLCLYKVYLTAAVFACLCCLAYLLSVINGACRKCRGEQTVI; encoded by the coding sequence atgccaCCCCAACCTTTGCAGTCGCAGGTGAGGAAGAATATCCAGAAGTTCCTCAAGAGTTTTTTGGGAATTATCCGCATCCTGCAGATTGTGTTCGGAGCCGGGTTGTGGGTCACCATCGCCGCAAACAAATACGAAGGATCCATCCACTTCGTCCTGTTCGTCGCAGTCCTCTTCTGGCTCCTCACCCTCGCCCTTTTCTTCCTCACCCTGCTGGACAAGCAGGACCTCGTCCCGCTGCTGGGAGGGGAGCGCTGGTTGTCCACCAACCTGGCGCACGACGTGGCCGCCGCCGTTCTCTACCTGCCGGCCATAGGTGTCATGATCTACAAGACGGATCGCAACTCGTACTGCAACCTGGAGCAGTACAAGCACCTCTGTCTGTACAAGGTCTACCTGACAGCTGCCGTGTTCGCCTGCCTGTGCTGCCTGGCTTACCTCCTGTCGGTTATTAATGGAGCGTGCAGGAAGTGTCGAGGAGAACAGACGGTCATCTGA
- the LOC120548084 gene encoding arginine vasopressin-induced protein 1-like, with amino-acid sequence MPPFRVFLRMDPGPASPPSSVVAGPSSLWRLAERRSRKAGSANIFSNVNLWQLQRLFRAAGDQDAEQRAQLVWGHRDEAELAQALIGLRGRGHRRGLRANGREALGSHWLRAFNHLRIGESSSSSQGKDAGEESDPEAGAHSSPEPRRRTSVGTTGRGTGATVVLTESQGHAGTSERALRSSSGMRRGENNPERYLHRILH; translated from the exons ATGCCACCTTTTCGCGTGTTTCTACGGATGGATCCCGGACCCGCCTCCCCTCCTTCATCCGTGGTGGCGGGCCCTTCCTCGCTATGGCGGCTGGCtgagaggaggagcaggaagGCTGGCTCGGCGAACATTTTCAGCAACGTGAATCTCTGGCAGCTCCAGAGACTGTTCAGGGCAGCGGGAGATCAGGATGCGGAACAGAGGGCCCAGCTGGTTTGGGGTCACAGAGATGAGGCTGAACTGGCTCAGGCTTTGATAGGACTGAGGGGCCGAGGTCACAGGAGAGGGCTGAGGGCTAACGGGAGAGAGGCACTGGGCTCACACTGGCTACGAGCCTTCAATCACCTCAG AATCGGGGAGAGCTCTTCAAGCAGCCAGGGCAAGGATGCCGGGGAGGAGAGTGATCCTGAGGCAGGAGCACACAGCAGTCCAGAGCCACGCCGGCGCACCTCCGTAGGGACAACAGGAAGAGGTACAGGGGCCACAGTGGTACTAACTGAGAGCCAGGGCCATGCGGGGACTTCTGAGAGAGCACTTAGAAGCAGCTCAGgaatgaggagaggagagaacaaCCCAGAGAGATACCTCCACAGAATACTCCACTGA